The nucleotide sequence TTACCGAGGGCGTGGTGCGCGGCTACAGCGACACGAACGCCACCTCGGCCCTGATGGCCTGGGGCGAGGCGGCCATCGTCTGCATTTACTTCTTCTGCGCCGTGCTGTATCTGCGCCCGTACAAAAAGGCCGCCAAGCGCATGGCCAGGGAACTGCTGGAAAAAGTGAATAAAGTGAGCATCAAGAAATGAGTGATCAAGACTATGAGTGAGCAAGCCGATTTCCTTACCGCCTGCCGCAACCTGCTGGGCGACACCTATGTACTCACCAGCGACGCCGAAATGTCGCCCTTCCTTACCGACTGGCGCGACAGGTTCACAGGCAAGGCGCTGGCCGTGCTGCGCCCCGCCAGCGTGGAGCAAGTGGCAGCCATCCTGCGCGCTTGCGCGCAATGGCAGATTCCCGTCGTACCGCAAGGCGGCAATACGGGCCTGGTATTGGGCAGCATCCCGGACGACGCCGGCACGGCCATCGTGCTGTCGCTGGCGCGCCTGAACAGCATCCGCGCGCTCGACCCCGTCAACCGCACCATTACGGTGGACGCGGGCTGCATTTTGCAAACCATCCAGGAAGCGGCCAGCGCCGCCGGCTGTCTGTTCCCCCTGTCGCTGGCGGCCGAGGGCAGTTGCACCATAGGCGGGAACCTGGCGACGAACGCGGGCGGCACGGCCGTGCTGCGTTACGGAAACACGCGCGAACTGTGCCTGGGCCTGGAAGTGGTCACGCCGCAGGGCGAAATCTGGAGCGGCTTGCGCGGCTTGCGCAAGGACAATACCGGCTACGACTTGCGCGACCTGTACATCGGCGCCGAGGGCACCCTGGGCGTGATCACGGGCGCAGTCATGAAACTGTATCCGCAGCCGAAGGCCTGCATCACGGCGCTGGCCGCCATGCCCTCGCCCGCCCACGCCCTGCGTCTATTAAGCCTGATGCAGGACCATTGCGGCGCCAGCCTGACGGGTTTTGAATTGATGTCGCAGTATTGCTTGCAACTGGTGGCCGAGCAGTTCCCCCAGCTGCCGCGCCCCTTTTCCTCCCCGCATGGCCAGTACGTGCTGCTCGAATTGTCCAGCAGCCAGTCCGAGGCGCACGCCGTGGAATTGCTGGAAGCGAGCATAGGCGAGGCCCTGGAAGACGCGTTGATCGAGGACGCCGTCGTCGCCAGTTCCGTGGCGCAGTCCGAAGGCCTGTGGCAGCTGCGCGAGCACATTCCGCTGGCGCAGGCGCAGGCGGGCAAGAACATCAAGCACGATATCTCGCTGCCCATTTCCTGCATCGCCGATTTCATCGCCGTTACGGACGTGGCTTTGGCAACGACCTTCCCCGGCTGCCAGCTCGTGTGCTTCGGCCACCTGGGCGACGGCAACCTGCATTACAACGTGGCGCCGCCTCCCGGCATGACGGACACGGATTTCCTGTCCAACCAGGAGGCGATCAACCGCATCGTGCACGACCAGGTCCATGGCTTCGGCGGCTCGATATCGGCCGAACACGGCATCGGCGCGCTGAAGAAGGATGACCTGGCCCGCTACAAGTCGCCGCTGGAATTGCAGCTGATGCGCGCCGTGAAGCAGGCGCTGGACCCGCAGAACATCATGAATCCGGGGAAAATCCTGTGAAATCGCCTTCCCTCCTGCTCTGCGCCATGGCCTTGCTGGCCGGTTCCGCCAGTGCGCAGGACGTCTACAAATGCGTGCAGGATGGCCAGACCAGCTACAGCGCCACGCCATGCACGGGCGGCCAGCTGCAGATCCTTGAAATCCCCTCACCGCCGCCTGCCGTCGACAAGGGTGCTGCCACGCGCCAGGAGCGTGTCGCCAGCCAGATGGAAGCGGCGCGCAAGAAGCGCGAACGCCTGGAAGACCAGGCGCGCGAACGGGCCGCCAAGCAGCTTGAGGCGCGCGACAGGCATTGCGCCCAGCTGCGTCTGGATCAGAAATGGGCGGCGCAGGACGCCGTCGGCGCCGGCGACAAGAACCGCGACGCGGCGCAATTGAAAGCGCGGCGCGCCGGCGAACGCCTGGCCGTCGAATGCGGCAATTGAGTGCGCCACTGGCCAGCGCGGCGACGACGCGCCTGCTGTCGCGCTGGCTGCTGCTGGGAGAATGGCGCGCGCATCCCGTGCGCGCCCTCGTCGCCATCCTCGCCATCGCCATCGGCGTATCACTGGGCTTTGCCATCCACCTGATCAACGCGGCCGCCTTCAATGAGTTTTCCACGGCCGTCAAAAGCCTGTCAGGCCAGGCCGACGTGCAGGTGTCCGGGCGCGAAGCGCTGTTCGACGAAGCCATCTATCCTTGGCTGGCGCAGCGCGATGGCGTGGCCGTCGCTTCGCCCGTGCTGGAGCTGCAAGCCGGCGTGGCCGGCAAAAAAGACGGCGGCCCGCTGCACATCCTGGCACTCGACGTCTTCCGCGCCGGCTTCATCTCGCCCGACCTGATCGGCGCGCCAGCCGAGGGGCAGCCTTTCGACACCCTGGCCGATGACGCCCTCTTCCTGTCGCCGGCAGCCTTGCGCTGGCTCAATGTCGCCGAAGGCGGCCAGGTCGCGCTGCAATCGGGCACGAGCACGGTGTCGCTGCGCGTGGCCGGCTCCCTGCAGCGGGCGCGCGCCGGACAGCGCATCGCCGTGATGGATATCGGCGCGGCTCAGTGGCGTTTCAACAAGCTGGGCAAGCTGTCGCGCATCGACTTGAAACTGCGCCAGGGCGTCAACCGCGACGCCTTCCAGGCGGCGCTGAGCAGCGCGCTGGAAGCGCAGTATCCGGGGCGCTACCAGGTGGGGCAGCCGAATGACGAGAACCAGAATAGCCGCAACAATAACCTCAGCCGCGCCTACCGCGTCAACCTGACGGTGCTCGCCCTCGTGGCCCTGTTTACGGGCGCCTTCTTGGTATTTTCCACGCAGGCCTTGTCCGTCATCCGCCGCCGCGGCCAGTTCGCGCTGCTGCGCGTGCTGGGCATGGAGCGGGGACAATTGCTGCGCCAGGTACTGCTGGAAGGCGCCAGCCTCGGTATCGTCGGCGCCGCGCTGGGCATCGCTGGCGGCTATGCCATGGCGGCCGTCGCCCTGCGCTTCTTTGGCGGCGACCTGGGCGCCGGCTATTTCGCTGGCGTGCAGCCGCAGGTGCAATTCACGCCCGTCGCCGCCTTCGTGTATTTTGCCCTGGGCCTGGGCGTGGCCTTGCTGGGCTGCGCCGCACCCGCGCTGGAAGCGGCGCGCGCCGCCCCCGCCATCGCCCTGAAATCGGGCAGCGAGGAAGTCGTGACGACGCGCCTGGCGAAAACCTGGCCCGCACTGGCTTGTTTGCTGCTGGCCGGCGCCCTGACCTTGTTGCCTCCCGTGTTCGAGCTGCCTCTTTTCGGCTATCTGTCCATCGCGCTGCTGCTGATCGGCGCCATCGCCCTGATGCCGCAGCTGGCGGCCGTCGTCTTCCGTTTCCTGCAGCGCACCTGGCTGCGCACGGGCGTGAGCAGCCACGCACCCGTGCGCAGCCTGACCCTGGCCCGCCTGGCGAATGCCTCGGGCCAGGCCGGCATCGCGCTTGGCGGCGTGCTGTCGAGTTTTAGCCTGATGGTGGCGATGGCCATCATGGTGTCGAGTTTCCGCGTCTCCGTCGACGACTGGCTGCTGCAGATCTTGCCGGCCGACCTGTATGCGCGCACGGCGGCCAGCGGCGGGACGGCAGGCCTGAATCCGCGCGAACAAGCCGCCATCACCGCCCTCCCCGGCGTGGCCAGGGTGGATTTCCAGCGCCTCCGTTCGCTGTCGCTGGCGCCCGACCGCCCGAACGTGGTGCTGCTGGCGCGCCCCATCAATTTACAGGACCCGGGCAAGAGCCTGGTGCTGGTGGGAAATACATTGCCCGTGCCAGATGGCGCGAAAGCCGTGTGGCTGTCCGAGGCGGCCGCCGACCTGTATAGCGTCAGACCGGGCCAGCAGTTAGACCTGCCGCTGGCGGGCGGCCTGCACCAGTTCTTCGTCGCCGGCATCTGGCGAGACTATGCGCGCTCCTCCGGCGCCATCCAGATGCCGCTGGACGACTACCGCGGGCTGACGGGCGACCTCGATGTCAGCGATGCGGCCCTGTGGCTGGACAAGGATGCCACTGGCGAACAGCTGCAGCAGCGCCTGAAAGCCCTGCCCTTCGGCGCCAGCCTGGAAGTATCGAATCCCTCGGCCATCCGCGCCCTGAGCCTGCAGATTTTCGACCGCAGCTTTGCCGTCACGTATCTGCTGGAAGCCATCGCCATCGTCATCGGCCTGTTTGGCGTGGCCGCCACGTTTTCCGCGCAGACCCTGGCGCGCGCCCGCGAATTCGGCATGCTGCGCCACGTGGGCGTGACGCGCGGCCAGATTTTAGCCATTTTGGCGCTGGAAGGCGGTGCGCTGACGGCGCTGGGCATCGCCACCGGTTTTGTTTTGGGCCTCTTGATCAGCTTTGTGCTGGTCTTCATCGTCAATCCGCAATCGTTCCATTGGACCATGCAACTGCACCTGCCGTGGCCCTTGATCGCCACCGTGGCCGGCGCCCTGCTGACGGCAGCCGCCCTCACTGCCCTCATCGCGGGCCGGCAAGCCCTGTCCGCTGGCCCCATCCGCGCCGTCAGGGAGGACTGGTAATGCGCCGTTTGACTTGTTTATTGTTGTTCTGCAGCGCCGCCGCCATCGCCGCGCCGCCCGCGTTCGCCCCCGTCACGCCGCTGCCGGCCGGTCAAAGCCTGCGCCTGCCGCACGACTTTGGCGCCCATCCCGCGTATAAAACGGAATGGTGGTATGCCACCGGATGGGTCAAAACCGCCGGCGGTGAACAACTGGGTTACCAGGTAACCTTCTTTCGCAGCGCCACGGCCACCGACACGATGAACCCCAGCGCCTTCGCGCCGAAACAGCTGATCATCGGCCACGCGGCCCTGTCCGACCCGAAGGTGGGCAAGCTGCTGCATGACGAGAAAAGCGCGCGCGAGGGGTTCGGCCTGGCCTACGCCAAGGTGGGCAACACGGATGTCAGGCTGGACGACTGGCGCATGCAGCGGCAAGCAGACGGCAGCTATCAGGTCAGCCTGGCCGCGCGCGACTTTAGCTTGCAGCTGACCCTGGCCCCCACACAAACCGTGCTGCTGCAGGGCGAAGGCGGCTACTCGCGCAAGGGCGCCCGGCCCGCGCAATCGAGCTACTACTACAGCGAACCGCAGCTTGCTACCCGTGGCACGATCGCGCGCGCGGGCGGCAAGGCGGAAGCCGTGACGGGCACCACCTGGCTCGATCACGAGTGGTCCAGCCAGGTGCTCGATGCGGATGCCAGCGGCTGGAACTGGATAGGCGCCAACCTCGCTGATGGCGGCGCCCTGATGGCCTTCCAGATCCGCAGCAAGACAGGTGCTAAACTATGGGCGCACGCGACATGGCGCGATGCGTCCGGTAAGATGACGCAGTTCGCCCCAGGGGACGTCGATTTCACGCCCACGCAGCTATGGCGTTCGCCCCGCACACAGGCCGAATACCCGGTCGCCACCGAGATCCGCACGGGCACCACGCGCTGGCAGATCAAGCCATTGCAAACCGACCAGGAGCTCGATTCGCGCCGCTCGACAGGCGCCGTGTACTGGGAAGGCGCCGTGACGGTGGAGCGCGACGGCCAACCGGTCGGCCGCGCCTACCTGGAAATGACGGGCTACGTGCAGCCGATGAAATTATAAGCAATTATAAATAAGCAATACCGGATACAGTACCTACTAAGCGAAAAACAATGACAACCAGCACAGATACAGGCAATACCAGCAGCACCGCAGCAAGCGCAGCCCCCTCCCCCGATACCGGCAGCAGCCGCGAACTGAAAAAAGGCAGCCTGGCCGCCTTCAAGGGCCTGATGCCCTTTTTGACGCCGTACCGCAAGCAGTTCTTCCTGGCCGGTATCGCGCTGGTGGTGGCCGCCGCCTCCACCCTGGCCATCCCCGCCGCGTTCAAGCAGATGATCGACCTGGGTTTCGGCGGTGCGGCCGGCTCCAAGAGCATCCAGCACGTCGACCTGGTGTTCCTCGCCCTGTTCGGTGTGGCGTCCATCCTGGCGCTGGCCACGGCGGCGCGCTTTTATACGGTATCGTGGCTGGGCGAACGGGTCACGGCCGACATCCGCAGCGCCGTGTACCGCCACGTCGTCACGCAAAGTCCCGAATTCTTCGAAACCACGCAGACGGGCGAAGTCCTGTCGCGCATCACCACCGACACGACCTTGATACAGGCCGTAGTCGGCACCAGCATCTCCATGGCGCTACGCAATGTGCTGCTGTTCCTGGGCGGCCTGGTGATGCTGTTCGTCACCAGCGCCAAGCTGGCCGGCATCATCATCGGCTTGCTGATCCTCGTCGTCGTGCCCATCATCGTGTTTGGCCGCCGGGTGCGCAAGCTGTCGCGCGATTCGCAGGACCGCATCGCCGACGCTTCGGCCATGGCTGGCGAAATCCTCAACGCCATGCCCACCGTGCAGGCGTTCACGCACGAGAAAATCGAATCGAAACGCTTCGGCGACTCCGTCGAAGGCGCCTTCATGACGGCCATGCGCCGCATCCGCGCCCGCGCCCTGCTGACCATGATCGCGATTCTGCTGGTGTTCGGCACCATCGTCTTCGTGCTGTGGCTGGGCGCGCGCGCCGTGCTGGAAGGCTCGATGACGGGCGGCGACCTGGGACAGTTCATCCTGTACGCCTCCATCGTGGCCGGCGCCATCGGGGCCCTGTCCGAGGTCATGGGCGAAGCGCAGCGCGCCGCCGGCGCCACCGAGCGCCTGCTGGAACTGATGGCCGTCAAATCGGAAATCGAGTCGCCTGTCGCGCCCCTGCCGCTGCCCGCGCGCGCCGCGAATGGCGCTTCGCTGTCGCTGGACAATGTCATGTTCTCGTATCCGTCGCGCCCGGATACCCATGCGCTGGACCATGTCAGCCTCGATATCCGCGCCGGCGAAACGGTGGCCGTGGTGGGGCCGTCCGGCGCCGGCAAGACCACGCTGTTCCAGCTGTTCCTGCGCTTCTATGACCCGCAAAGCGGCAGCATCCGCCTCGATGGCGTCGACATCAAGCAGCTCGACCTGCATACCCTGCGCGACGCCATCGGCATCGTGCCGCAGGATACCGTGATCTTCTCGGCCGATGCCATGGAAAACATCCGCTACGGCCGCGCCGGCGCCAGCGACGAGGAAGTCATCGCGGCGGCAAAAATGGCAGCCGCCCACGAATTCATCGAACGCCTGCCGAATGGCTATAAATCCTTCCTCGGCGAACGGGGCGTGCGCCTGTCCGGCGGCCAGCGCCAGCGTATCGCCATCGCCCGCGCCCTGCTGAAAAACCCGCCGCTGCTACTGCTCGACGAGGCGACCAGCGCGCTGGACGCTGAATCGGAGCGCCTGGTGCAAAAGGCCCTGGAAGCGGCCATGGTGGGCCGCACCACCGTCATCATCGCGCACCGCCTGGCCACCGTGCAGCGGGCCGACCGCATCATTGTCATGGAAGACGGCAAGATCGTCGAGACGGGCACGCATGCGTCGCTGGTCGCCTTGGGTGGCATTTACGCTAATTTAGCGGCCCTGCAATTCCATCACGTACAGCTCAATCCAGCAGAATAATCATGAACGCACTTTTTCACGCCAACCTGGGCATCACCGATTTCTGGACCTTTTTACTGGGGACCATCTTCATCGTCATCCTGCCCGGCCCCAACTCCATGTATGTGCTGTCGGTGGCCGCCCAGCGCGGCGTGCGGCCCGCCTACCAGGGCGCCTTCGGCATTTTCGCCGGCGACCTGATATTGATGGTGCTGTCGGCCTGCGGCGTGGCGTCGCTGCTGAAAGCCAGCCCGGCCCTGTTCTACGTGGTGAAATACATCGGTGCGGCCTACCTGGGCTGGATCGGCCTGCAAATGCTGATCGGTTGCTGGCGCAAGCTGCGCGCGCCAAGCCTGCCCGATGGCGAAACGCCTGCGGTACCCAACCCCGTCAAGGAAAGCGATCCATTCCGCAAGGCCCTGATCATCAGCCTGATGAACCCGAAGGCGATTTTGTTCTTCATCTCGTTTTTCATCCAGTTCGTCGACCCGGCCTTCCCGAATCCCGTGCTGTCCTTCATCGGCCTGGGGCTGATCTGCCAAATAATCAGCTTCACCTATCTGACGGCCATCATCTTTATGGGTGCGCGCCTGGCAGAGACCTTCCGCCGCCGTCGCCGCCTGTCGGCCGGCATGGGCGGCGGCGTGGGCGCCATGTTCATTGGATTCGGCGCGAAACTGGCCACCGCCACACTTTAACTGTACTGGAGATGCGCCGTGACCGACTTGAATGAGCTTGAACTGCGCCAGCGCTGCCATACCGTCCTGCCGGGCCACCGCCAGCCTACGCCAGCGGCCACTTTCACCGCCATGGCCGCCTGGTGCGACGCCAACGACATCGCGCACGACACCTATGGCGAAGGCGCGCTGATCGAACAGTTCGAGAAAAAGGTCGCCAGCCTGCTCGGCTTCGAGTCGGCCGTATTCTGCATCACGGGCACCATGACGCAAGTGACGGCCCTGCGCCTGGCCTGCCAGGACCGGGGTTCCTCCCTGGTCGCGCTGCATCCCACTTCGCACATCCTGCGCCACGAACGGGGCAACCATGCATTGCTCGAACACTTCACGGGCCTGATGATCGGCGACCCGCATCGCCCGTGGACGGTGGACGACTTGCGCGCCGTGCCCGATGCGCTGGGCGCCGTGCAGGTCGAACTGCCAATGCGCGAAATCGGTGGCCAGTGCCCTTCCTGGGAAGACTTGAGCCAGATCAAGCGGCACTGCCGCGAGCACAATATCCACCTGCACATGGATGGCGCGCGCCTGTGGGAAGCACAAGCGGGTTTTGGCCAGACCCTGCCCGCCATCTGCGACGGCTTTGATTCCGTGTATGTCTCGCTGTACAAGGGCATCGGCGGCCTCGGTGGCGCCATGCTGGCCGGCAGCTGCGGCTTTGTCGAACGGGCGCGCGCATGGTTTCACCGCCAGGGCGGCAATATCGTGCACCGTACACCCTACGTGGTCGCCGCCGCCATGCAGTTCGACGCGCGCATCGCCGCCATGCCCCGCTATTTCGAGCGCACGCAGTGGCTGTATGCGCTGCTGCGCGACTATCCGGCGATTGCCGTCAACCCTGCCCAGCCGCAGGCCAACATGCTGCACTTGCACTTGCCCGTCTCGCGCGAGCGGGCCATCGCCATCCGCAACCAGGTGGCCGCAGACCACGGCATCTGGCTGTTTGCCCGCGCCAGCCACGCAGCCCTGCCCGGGCATAGCGTGGTTGAATGGTATGTAGGAGATCAGTTGCTGGAGCTGCCGGACGACACGGTACGGCTGGCTTTGACCCTGCTGGATCAGGGCATGCGCGCCAGAGAGTAATCGACACAGGTCGGCGTCGGCCGGGTTAGCGTAGCGTAAGCCGACACCACCACCATCGTAACACCCAAAAAAAAGCGCCCGAAGGCGCTTTTTTCATTTCATGGCGGCCGGGTTGGCCGCCACTACCTGCTTAGAACTTGTAGTTATAAGCGAGACCGATCAACTGCATGCGGGTCTTGAACAGGCCCTTGGTGGTTTCACCGTTGCCGGTGCAGCCAGTCTTGACAGGCGAGCAGTCGTTTGTGTAGTTGACGTCAGCATCCTTGAAGTCGATATAGCTGTAGGCCAGGTCAAGCGAAGAATTGGCGTTCAGCTTCCAGTTCGCGCCGATCGAGTACTGCATGCGGTCGCTGTCTGGCAAGGCCGGGTGGCGCAGTTCGGCGCTGCGGACCGGCGCCTGGTCGTGGGCGATACCGGCGCGCAACATCAGGCTTTCGCTGTACTTGTAGTTGGTACCCAGCGAGACGCGGTAAGTGTCTTTCCAGCTCTGGCGGATACGCTCGGCGCCTTCGGCCGTCGGCGGGAACTGGATGTCCAGGTTCTCCAGGCGCGAAGTGCGGGTCCAGGTCACGTCGCCCATCAACGCCCACTTGTCATCCATCTGGTGGAAGGCGTTGACCGACAGGGTTTCCGGCGTGCGCAATTCCACCAGCGCCTCGGAATTGACCTTGTTCGAGGCTTTGGCGATGAAGGCGTTCACGGCAGGATTGCTCGTCACCTGCGAGAAGTCCCAGATGGTGCTG is from Janthinobacterium sp. 61 and encodes:
- a CDS encoding FAD-binding oxidoreductase, whose protein sequence is MSEQADFLTACRNLLGDTYVLTSDAEMSPFLTDWRDRFTGKALAVLRPASVEQVAAILRACAQWQIPVVPQGGNTGLVLGSIPDDAGTAIVLSLARLNSIRALDPVNRTITVDAGCILQTIQEAASAAGCLFPLSLAAEGSCTIGGNLATNAGGTAVLRYGNTRELCLGLEVVTPQGEIWSGLRGLRKDNTGYDLRDLYIGAEGTLGVITGAVMKLYPQPKACITALAAMPSPAHALRLLSLMQDHCGASLTGFELMSQYCLQLVAEQFPQLPRPFSSPHGQYVLLELSSSQSEAHAVELLEASIGEALEDALIEDAVVASSVAQSEGLWQLREHIPLAQAQAGKNIKHDISLPISCIADFIAVTDVALATTFPGCQLVCFGHLGDGNLHYNVAPPPGMTDTDFLSNQEAINRIVHDQVHGFGGSISAEHGIGALKKDDLARYKSPLELQLMRAVKQALDPQNIMNPGKIL
- a CDS encoding DUF4124 domain-containing protein, with translation MKSPSLLLCAMALLAGSASAQDVYKCVQDGQTSYSATPCTGGQLQILEIPSPPPAVDKGAATRQERVASQMEAARKKRERLEDQARERAAKQLEARDRHCAQLRLDQKWAAQDAVGAGDKNRDAAQLKARRAGERLAVECGN
- a CDS encoding FtsX-like permease family protein — protein: MRQLSAPLASAATTRLLSRWLLLGEWRAHPVRALVAILAIAIGVSLGFAIHLINAAAFNEFSTAVKSLSGQADVQVSGREALFDEAIYPWLAQRDGVAVASPVLELQAGVAGKKDGGPLHILALDVFRAGFISPDLIGAPAEGQPFDTLADDALFLSPAALRWLNVAEGGQVALQSGTSTVSLRVAGSLQRARAGQRIAVMDIGAAQWRFNKLGKLSRIDLKLRQGVNRDAFQAALSSALEAQYPGRYQVGQPNDENQNSRNNNLSRAYRVNLTVLALVALFTGAFLVFSTQALSVIRRRGQFALLRVLGMERGQLLRQVLLEGASLGIVGAALGIAGGYAMAAVALRFFGGDLGAGYFAGVQPQVQFTPVAAFVYFALGLGVALLGCAAPALEAARAAPAIALKSGSEEVVTTRLAKTWPALACLLLAGALTLLPPVFELPLFGYLSIALLLIGAIALMPQLAAVVFRFLQRTWLRTGVSSHAPVRSLTLARLANASGQAGIALGGVLSSFSLMVAMAIMVSSFRVSVDDWLLQILPADLYARTAASGGTAGLNPREQAAITALPGVARVDFQRLRSLSLAPDRPNVVLLARPINLQDPGKSLVLVGNTLPVPDGAKAVWLSEAAADLYSVRPGQQLDLPLAGGLHQFFVAGIWRDYARSSGAIQMPLDDYRGLTGDLDVSDAALWLDKDATGEQLQQRLKALPFGASLEVSNPSAIRALSLQIFDRSFAVTYLLEAIAIVIGLFGVAATFSAQTLARAREFGMLRHVGVTRGQILAILALEGGALTALGIATGFVLGLLISFVLVFIVNPQSFHWTMQLHLPWPLIATVAGALLTAAALTALIAGRQALSAGPIRAVREDW
- a CDS encoding lipocalin-like domain-containing protein — its product is MRRLTCLLLFCSAAAIAAPPAFAPVTPLPAGQSLRLPHDFGAHPAYKTEWWYATGWVKTAGGEQLGYQVTFFRSATATDTMNPSAFAPKQLIIGHAALSDPKVGKLLHDEKSAREGFGLAYAKVGNTDVRLDDWRMQRQADGSYQVSLAARDFSLQLTLAPTQTVLLQGEGGYSRKGARPAQSSYYYSEPQLATRGTIARAGGKAEAVTGTTWLDHEWSSQVLDADASGWNWIGANLADGGALMAFQIRSKTGAKLWAHATWRDASGKMTQFAPGDVDFTPTQLWRSPRTQAEYPVATEIRTGTTRWQIKPLQTDQELDSRRSTGAVYWEGAVTVERDGQPVGRAYLEMTGYVQPMKL
- a CDS encoding ABC transporter transmembrane domain-containing protein is translated as MTTSTDTGNTSSTAASAAPSPDTGSSRELKKGSLAAFKGLMPFLTPYRKQFFLAGIALVVAAASTLAIPAAFKQMIDLGFGGAAGSKSIQHVDLVFLALFGVASILALATAARFYTVSWLGERVTADIRSAVYRHVVTQSPEFFETTQTGEVLSRITTDTTLIQAVVGTSISMALRNVLLFLGGLVMLFVTSAKLAGIIIGLLILVVVPIIVFGRRVRKLSRDSQDRIADASAMAGEILNAMPTVQAFTHEKIESKRFGDSVEGAFMTAMRRIRARALLTMIAILLVFGTIVFVLWLGARAVLEGSMTGGDLGQFILYASIVAGAIGALSEVMGEAQRAAGATERLLELMAVKSEIESPVAPLPLPARAANGASLSLDNVMFSYPSRPDTHALDHVSLDIRAGETVAVVGPSGAGKTTLFQLFLRFYDPQSGSIRLDGVDIKQLDLHTLRDAIGIVPQDTVIFSADAMENIRYGRAGASDEEVIAAAKMAAAHEFIERLPNGYKSFLGERGVRLSGGQRQRIAIARALLKNPPLLLLDEATSALDAESERLVQKALEAAMVGRTTVIIAHRLATVQRADRIIVMEDGKIVETGTHASLVALGGIYANLAALQFHHVQLNPAE
- the leuE gene encoding leucine efflux protein LeuE, with the translated sequence MNALFHANLGITDFWTFLLGTIFIVILPGPNSMYVLSVAAQRGVRPAYQGAFGIFAGDLILMVLSACGVASLLKASPALFYVVKYIGAAYLGWIGLQMLIGCWRKLRAPSLPDGETPAVPNPVKESDPFRKALIISLMNPKAILFFISFFIQFVDPAFPNPVLSFIGLGLICQIISFTYLTAIIFMGARLAETFRRRRRLSAGMGGGVGAMFIGFGAKLATATL
- a CDS encoding low specificity L-threonine aldolase produces the protein MNELELRQRCHTVLPGHRQPTPAATFTAMAAWCDANDIAHDTYGEGALIEQFEKKVASLLGFESAVFCITGTMTQVTALRLACQDRGSSLVALHPTSHILRHERGNHALLEHFTGLMIGDPHRPWTVDDLRAVPDALGAVQVELPMREIGGQCPSWEDLSQIKRHCREHNIHLHMDGARLWEAQAGFGQTLPAICDGFDSVYVSLYKGIGGLGGAMLAGSCGFVERARAWFHRQGGNIVHRTPYVVAAAMQFDARIAAMPRYFERTQWLYALLRDYPAIAVNPAQPQANMLHLHLPVSRERAIAIRNQVAADHGIWLFARASHAALPGHSVVEWYVGDQLLELPDDTVRLALTLLDQGMRARE